TatctaagtaattattttaggtGTATTTCTAGGACGCGTGCGAACCGGCATGAATAGATATACACAGAACTTActgttaggttaggttaggtacctacctatatttatcGCACGATCTCCTGTGAGGCAGCGTGCATGCTGGCCGGTAGTATTCCTTGGGACTTAGAAGCCAGGACCCTCGCGTCTCTGTTCAAATGGCGTGAGGAGGCACTAGCCCGGGGCCACCGGCCAGCACCTAGGGAGATTGCGGGACGCCGCAACGAGCTGTGTCAGCGCAGCATTCAGGAGTGGAGCCACAGGCTGGAGCGGCCCTCTGCTGGGCGTAGAACCGTCGAGGCTATCCGTCCAGTTTTGACCCAGTGGTTGGCGAAGCAGCACGGTTCGCTTTCATACCGCTTGACGCAGATGCTTTCAGGGCATGGTTGCTTCGGGGGGTATCTGTGTCGAATAGCGGGGCGTGAGCCGTCTGCCGTTTGCCACCATTGCGACGGATGTGCTGACGAGGACGCCCAGCACACTTTGGAGGACTGCCCAGCCTGGGACGAAGACCGCGCGCGGCTGCGCGCGGTTGTGGGGGACGACCTCTCCCTGCCGGCTGTCGTAAGACAGATGGCCGATAGCGAGACGTCGTGGACAGCGGTGCAGGCCTTTGCGGAGAGCGTAATGCTCCGCAAAGAGGCGGCGGAAAGGGAGAGAGAGGATACAACCGACCTCCCCATTCGCCGCCGGCGCACAGGGCGCAGGAGGCGGGCATACGCCCTGCACCTGCTGCCCCCACAATAGAGCCGGTCGGGTGGCGGAAACGGGATTTCCCGTCGCCCGGCTTAACGGCCCCCGGGTAGAAAGGCGCGCCCATGCCAAGCGCGCCTTTACCCAAGCGGGTAGAACTGAAGGCTGACGAGCCGTCCCGCTGGCCGCCGTGGTAGCGGCCGCCGCGCCGGGGCTGTGGAGcgagagtaaaaaaaaaaaaaggtacctatatattttcagaTCATAGAACAGACAGAAGGATAATTTggtattcattaattatggTATACAACACacttagtaaaattaaaaatattttaatctgcCTATATTTTTTCGCATATCTTCATTTCTGCAACAAGGTAGGCATGAtaccttattatatatatacatttctatctaaaaatacaattcaatGTCCCATGTCACAGTTGCTTTTATACGTTTCAACATAACTTCAAATATACTTTGAAAGCTAGCTCGCAAATTTACaagtaaattgaaatattacgGGAGGTGGCCGTATGCTAAACATTGTCTCACAAAGCCGTGTGTGTGTTGTAGAAATATGCTGGCTAtctcaatttatatattacccTTTTGTAATAGATTCCTGAGATTACAATTTTTGTGAAGGCACCAAATTATCAGATCTCATACTTTATTGCcgtgaaagaaagaaaaaagataaattaggtacctatgtagttACAAAAAACATTACTGTATACAAATTAGGTaaatcctacatgttttaccgactACTTATGGTTAAATCCAGAGCGtgttatctattaaaaataataataatttaggcACACTAACTGACTCTTAAACTACgacaatttttgatttttgtaagtaatttttaacaattgtCAATTAATAAAGTCTTGAagatctatttaaataaattcaaatttaagcATTTACATTGATTGGAAATTTGGTTTCACATTTTTGGCGccatacataaaaattatatgatatttttattaatgtttattgcactaaaaaatacatgtgatgatacaatagtaattatttataatatttttattaatgtttattgcactaaaaatacatttgatgatacaatagtaattatttataatatttttatgaatgtttattgcactaaaattacttttgatgATACAATAGTTACAATTATGTCAAGTATTCTCTGCCAAATCACTATTGTTTGTGTCTTTTTGTTAATCTATGCCATTTGAACACTTGGAGAAGTTGATAAACGGGGTACAAGATATATAGAACATTCATGTAATCATTAGGTACTACAGAGTAGGTAAGtaactactaattccatgacaaCATTTTGTACCTAGGTACCGACGAAAAACAGGAACTGCGCAAAAACTTTGTTCTAAAACGTATGGAAATTCTAAAAGGGAGTTTACACAATTCGAAATCTAATACCCTAGACTTGTTCCTGATCATTCCCATTTATCCTGGATCTACATAAAAATGCATCCAGTGCATACCTACTGCGTCGCATCGCCTGCCAGCTTTGTAACGTAGAGACCCGACTTGtaaggaaatttattttaaatacaggAATAAAACCCACGCCGTATAGGTATCTATAGTTTGAGTAGGTATTGTcgaaaatatctaaaaagatgtaggtaagtatttatagtcaaatattcagatttttaacttatatcacataaaattacatcactttaatgaaaattgttttgaaaagTTCAGAAATTTAGTCGTAAGAGTATAATCGACAAAAATACAAGACAGAATTTCGCATTTAGGTATATCCGTAGGTATTTGTAAGTAGTTACCTACAATAAAACACATTATCAAATATGAAATCATGTCATCatgtaaaataacataaaatctaccctatttacaaaacattcaCATTCCATAGTAGATAATCTAAAACATCGGTCACCCATCTCGAAGACGGGCGTCGCCTCCCACGTGCAATCTTTAATATTACAGCAGTGGGTTACCTCAACACGGCTCCGACGCCGAGACACGGAGAACGACGCTCATCCATCATCCCGGCATGAAGATGACATTAAAATAGGGCTGGCACTCACAGAGTTTTCAAGACATTCTATTTTAACATTCACGGCTATGCCATCAAGAGATAACTAagaattttaaagatttcacACTGATTTTATACCTGATATAATACTCCTTTTTGAGAATGGGGTGGTTGCCTATATTTGCTActgtcccttagtcacctcgtacgacatcacGAGAGGATATGAACAGGTCTTAATTTAGGGTGGTAACACATACCGTAAAGGAGTTTTTCCAagtataaaattgattgacTGGGAAAGATCCCTTGGATAATTCCGCcattgtattatattgtacGAACCTTATTATATTGTACGAACGTCAGAATGTGTTCTTTGGACACAAAATGTAtacgaaacaaacaaaattgttttaatcgACAGGACACTAGTCTAAGATTTGTGTCGTTAGaactaacaaattatacaagtggtactaataacattttgaaaacgTCGTGCGGAGCGGTGTGATTTTACGCCCGGCCGCCTTGTGATAATGCTGTTGTTAACtatcataaaatcatattagtcataaaatcttattatcCCTGTCGTCAAAACACGTCGAAATACAGGAATCTTTCTTTAAATGtcgtacaatcaacagcacatcaacctacccaaatgcatagcaaactcgccgctattaccgcacGCCGCGGGTTCATgctgggtaacttgatgtgctgttgactgtacgtggCAAATATGGATTAAATGCCatgtagatattaaaaaatatattattaacagCGATTTGACAGCCCTGCGTAATATTTGTGGCGCTCTATCGATTGTCTGTGTAACTCTTTTGTCCGTTGTCGGTACCTAATGGACTTCCAGCCATCCTGATTGATATCCCCAAGATAATGCtttgtgttttaaataattaactgCCTGTCTtcaaattcattcattaagttaccatttgatattttgctagtaaaatgtgtaaattcaAGTGAgcactttattttatctgataggtatatttgaaaaatatcggAATATATTTCTATCTAGTCTATAGAAAAGTAGGTACATCTAGTCTACTTAGCTTTATACGATAAggacaaaattatgtaaatttaattttaggtaaAGTGGTATGTAAATTTAGCAATACTTAAAAGTCGATCACAAATTTTGCGCGTATTTCGCTACTTGGCTATTACAAgcaaaatattaactaatagGTACAGATTtagatactttttaaatagaaccTATAATAAGccgattaaattatttattgggaTTGATatgagtaaaatatttagtagatAAATTTCGTTTTTGTGTGTGCCAAACATCAAGGTTTACTTAATCTAAGTCATAGATGTTTAGATATTAGACCTccactaaaataataaagtaggcaatttttacgtcaaatttaaaatatgtagtatGTGTTGCAATCAAAACTCTTATCCggtcaaaacaaattaaaaccaaCGAAATCATTCAGATCTTTAGTCAGTAGTGGTTTTGACTGTAAATTTTTggtaaaagtacctactttattattttattattattttacctacAAATTACAAGATCGTGTTCGCAACCTGGAGATACGTCGTCGAACGAAAGTTCAAGACGTGGTCTCCAGAGTCGcgacattaaaatggaattgggCTGGGCACCTGGCTAGAAGGAACGATGGAAGGTGGAGTAAAGCTGTAACTGAGTGGTACACCAGAACtggaaaacggagcgtaggacatccggcagctagatgggtcgatgatgtaaaggaaactgctggcaacaactggatggggatggcccaggacagagatggttggcggagacggaaggaaccctatgcccagcagtgggtcacggaggacTGGAGatgatgttgatgatgatgactttTGACTAATACCATTAGTCAACAATATATAAGAATAGTACTTTTGCTTATTGTTTTAGTCAAAACTACTTTTGATTGGTTTTGACCGGATAAGAGTTTCGACTGtaacatatacctacctatattattaaaactcattttaataaaattgccCACAtagttttttctaataattagtTAGCAGGATCCTGAGCACAAGTTTGGCAAGCCTGGTCAAGCTACACGAACGGGCAGAAACTTGTCGTACAAGTCGTCACCAGATTGTTGGCAACCGAGATTCGATTACGCCACTGCAAAAACTAATGTGGTTACCTTCTGGCTTCCGCGCAACATTTGGCGGGTTGGAGagatattacaaaaacttttaaacaacCTCAATTACATAATGGATTTAAGGATAAGTGAATGCAATGTGACGTAATTTCCATCCTCTTCACACgactttttaaatgttgtgCAGTAATTTTTTAGAATATACAGAAtgacttttttatacttacgTGCACGTTCATTCCATGGACTGAACctgtataaaatatctagTAAAAAACCGTTACTCACCCAGAGCCCACTATTCTTCACCTCCCAATAAAGCGCGCAAAATTCCCGGTGAGTGACGTCATAAGCTTCTTTTATGTTTCCCTGTCACGGCGTCTCTAAATCGTCTCATTGGGGGGCGTGTGGCGTGCGGCCAAATCCCCACACTTGTCATTGTCTATACGTGCCTTGTGCCTTTACGGGACAATATCCAGAACTGTCCATGTGTTTATGGCCAACGGCGATAAGTTCACCCTTTGTTTTACTCTTCATGTACCTACAGCCCTAGAACAGgactactccatatcctcccgtgaatgTCTACGAGGTGAACTTAACAGCTGATACGCAACgatagcatttccaaagagggttgacgtccaGGGCGGCCGGGGTTgtcttccaaatttaatggcaattttttggacaaattgatttttatttatttaccataattttaaaactatgatacgatatgattttgataccaaaaaacaattaagaactattaaattaaaaaaagcatTAATGTAATTACAGTAGTATAGTTAcagtaatgtaattttattaaaattgagatattattttgttaagtataattttgttttgaaaaatattgcacgCCTGAATGCCATTGCCATCCTTTGTGTCTTacgaaaatacatatataaggtTCTCAACATTACTCTCGCATTGACTGCTGAAGTAAagtttttcagattttttctgAAACATAACCCAGTGCAATAAAGAGGGTatgtggaaaaaataaaaaaatacttttatggtttcaaacaaaagcaaataaaacacttacaaacatgaaatatatttatcttttaatacAAAGCCTCATATATAACTTAAATTCAACATTAtcctagataaataattttagaagaaAGTATTATCAATAATTGAACTTAATAGtattcttatataaaatactaagtTCATAATTGATTGAACCAGGCCACGACTTGTCATCATTGTTTCAGTCTTCGTGAAACGCAACGTCATCAACATGGCTGCCAGGTATTAATAATTTGCgggtataatattatttcacaaaaatacgaaagtgattataaaagttttacaaaattgtaatggtacaaaactttaaaacacatgttttctttcaaaaatatcatctTTCGTTCTgaacataaaatacttatctTAAATACTTTAGATATACTTACATCATTTACAATACATTAGACCATTGCCATGGGAAATGTACACTATGCactatacatacctataaaatattcGATCCTAATTTACCTATCACAAAATTCACAGAATAAAACCAGCGATGCATCTTCATCGACTAAtccatctaaaaaaatatgagttttAAATGTGATGTTGTGGTCACTGACCAACAATTGGAACACGTTGGAATGCAGTTAATGATTATGAAACGTCTGAAGTAGCGTCAAAAAGCATTTAgtagtaataatattctagatattttcttaataatttaattaaagaaattcCTTCAACTCCACATAAGTCCACgtaattccaaaaaaaaattattgtacaTTTGACCATGTTTAACACAATAagaatcattcattcattcattaaattaacCAAATCCTGCTAATAATGAAGTTAACATCCAAATctgtaatattgtaaatgtgaaagtatgtttgtttgtccttctttaataaaaaccaatgttaacaattaacacactcgaaagaAGAACTCTCCTTGACAGATAAACCGAGAGATGTCGCCACTATTAGTCAATAATTTtgacactagatggcgctgacTATTTCGCAAATTCTTCCTGTAAACTCTCACTTCTGTCTCTGACATATACAAGTAATTTACTAGATATTCTCCACCCATAACAAAATGGGAAAAGCgtgttgataataataaatgtgaaaagcGTGTTTGTCCTACTTTCGGTTCAAAACGGAGTATTGTATGCAGGTGATTTTTTGTGTGGAAATAGTTGGAAATAGAAGAGCTGGAGAGTGATATGTTCTTTTTGATCAGATTAGTTGTATTCTGAGATGTATCACAATGTTTCCAAGACAAGGTTCTTCTCATTGGCAGTGAAATGTAAAACAGCAGCGATCGCGTTGAGCATGTGTTTGCGCCCGGCGTCGTCCGTCGACATCAGGTACGATATCACCACGTTCTTCAGATATTCCAGGTTGGCCCCTTCGCGTGATTGGATCCTACGCAATCTGTggattttttacattaaattttatttattaaattccatactaatcctactaatattataaatacgaataaAGTTTGCGAgaatgtgtgtttgtatgtatgttgtgtctctttcacgcaaaatctactgaaccgattgttatgaaatttggtacacgggtagaatataatctggaataacacatagggaactttttatcccaaaattcccacgggagcgaaaccccggggcgcacttagccactagatggcggtaggttgtaaaagtaaaacacATTCACATAATAGTCGAAATTAGACCTTGAAACTATTTATCTATATGAATAACAGTAGTACTATACTACCTGTCTATTTCTTCCTTCAGCGTCCGTAGAACTTCTTTAAATCGCTCCTTCTCTATGGTAGACTCTCGCTGGCAATCTCTGAagatgaaaaataacatttaaatttaattttataacttacgataatatcctaactaataaagtaaatttgtttgttacatctcCAAGCTTTGTCTGCTCaaatgttcttgaaattttgtacacatgtaatttgaacccctcacctttcatcccggaaaaataaatgttcccgtggcaAATCCACTACCGTGCTAAATTCAATTATAGTCCTCAGTAAGTGAAGAAAATTTTCTAAACCTGAGTTTTGGGGCGTCACATCTTCGAATTTTAACTAGGATCAACCGAAAATGAGAGACTatgaacataattataataaaatttacctgAACTGTCCCTCAAGTGTATGCTTCTCTTTTCTCAATTGCGATATGTCCAAATCTTTTCTTGCCAACTCATGCGCATAATGCAACATGTGAGGGGGCGCTGTCACATCctaaaatcatataataataatttattactattattatattagattataCAATAGGCTaattgacaaatttttgttttgatgactattcgaaggcccttatattaatagaaaacaccagtgaaaaaattactgagataatgacaatgctttcaatgatatgataaaaataacacatttttggactcgtccaaacgctccatactaaatgacatgtaggagtgacgtcacaacgtgctaaaatgttcgctaagaaagctatgtttgttcgacagctacattaaatattgcttttatGGTGacgacttcttaataaaagttgttataaaatttttgttttttatgatggttaaatttatttttataatttcatactttttgaaaatggactttgCAACATACTTCAAATCTTCGTATTTACATCCAGCtgtgtaacaatgcagctggatctatgaattatcataatgatcctaaataaatttattttatctagattatacaatttttttttacaattctctgaccttaTCAACTACAATTATTGTTCtcaactattatttttatttattcacttaAGCAAATTAACGTAAGAAACTTACATTCAACATTCCCTCTTTCCAGTGTCCGTCCTCGACGCTAACCTTCCTTGACCTATCGTTCCTAGTTCTGATGTAATTGTCTGTTTCCTCGAGCAACGCAGCGTATCTGTCGCGTTGCGTCTGCACTTGCTTTTCGAGACTCTGAACGCGCGTTTTTAAATCAGAAACGACTTCTTTGTGGTAATCTTGTGCGTTTTTCATTTTCTGAAAACAATAAGGCACGTAGagttaatttaaatgatgCGTGTGactcccgccctagaataggatcaaTTCATGTCGTACGATGCgactaaataacaaatttagcCA
This genomic stretch from Plodia interpunctella isolate USDA-ARS_2022_Savannah chromosome 16, ilPloInte3.2, whole genome shotgun sequence harbors:
- the LOC128676526 gene encoding uncharacterized protein LOC128676526; translation: MLAGSIPWDLEARTLASLFKWREEALARGHRPAPREIAGRRNELCQRSIQEWSHRLERPSAGRRTVEAIRPVLTQWLAKQHGSLSYRLTQMLSGHGCFGGYLCRIAGREPSAVCHHCDGCADEDAQHTLEDCPAWDEDRARLRAVVGDDLSLPAVVRQMADSETSWTAVQAFAESVMLRKEAAEREREDTTDLPIRRRRTGRRRRAYALHLLPPQ